The following proteins come from a genomic window of Verrucomicrobiota bacterium:
- a CDS encoding UbiD family decarboxylase, with translation MAFDSFRDFVQQLDRAGELKRISQPVATELEITELADREMKTPGGGKALLIEQPTVNGVLSPFPVAINTMGSHKRMAMSLGTNSMDEAAAELGSLMKAKPPTSLRETMKLLGQAMDLRHAKPKLVKDGPCKEVIHKFDAPPTRTKPWPKAPNINASNSPATANVSPSERGRAPTSDVRV, from the coding sequence ATGGCATTCGATTCCTTCCGTGACTTCGTTCAGCAACTCGACCGCGCGGGCGAACTCAAACGCATATCCCAACCTGTCGCCACCGAACTCGAAATCACCGAACTGGCCGACCGCGAAATGAAGACGCCCGGCGGCGGGAAGGCGCTGTTGATTGAGCAGCCCACGGTGAACGGCGTCCTGTCCCCGTTTCCCGTTGCGATCAACACGATGGGTTCGCACAAGCGAATGGCGATGAGCCTCGGTACTAATTCTATGGATGAAGCTGCCGCTGAGCTTGGCTCACTAATGAAAGCCAAGCCGCCTACTTCGCTACGCGAAACGATGAAGCTGCTTGGTCAGGCAATGGATCTGCGCCACGCCAAACCAAAGCTCGTGAAAGATGGCCCGTGCAAGGAAGTGATTCACAAGTTCGACGCCCCGCCCACCCGCACCAAGCCGTGGCCCAAAGCGCCAAATATCAACGCTTCGAACTCGCCCGCAACGGCGAACGTTTCTCCCTCCGAGCGTGGGCGAGCCCCGACATCCGATGTTAGGGTC